Part of the Candidatus Saccharibacteria bacterium genome, CTAAAGGGTACCAAGAAAATAAAAGACTCGAGTATAGGATGGGCGATGTAAGCATATGCATTGATCAATGGCCCAAGATCCCTGCCTACTTAGAGATAGAGGCTCCTAATAAAAAATCGATTAATGAAACAGCTAAGCTCATTGGATATAGTGACGGTGACTTATGTTACTTGAATCCAGAAAAGATATACCTTAAATATGGAATCGATATTTCAAAAAAAGCAAATATCAGTTTTTAGTATCATTACCACATTGCTTGATCAGAAAAACTGAACATTTTATTTCTCGCTCCTCGACAGCCCACACAGCAGTCTCACCTTCTCTAGTGCCAAACAAGCCTCGCCCCATTGGGCTATCGAGAGTTAGTGTAGTTTTTTGATCAACAACATTCTTTACTTCAGCTAAAGGTATATCTGTAATATTGTGCATGGAGCCAGTAATGTAGACATATTCTCTATCGTCATCTCCCCAGTCTAATCCTACTATGCTGCCTAAGGTAGCTTGCGACTCATCTGAACTTGGGTAGTCAAAAACTACACTATTTCGGATTTTAGAAGTTATTTTTTTTGCACTATCTGATAGGCCAACGGATTCGGCCGCTATGATCTCGGCAGCTGCATTGTCGTGCCAGGTTTCGGATGACTGTGCCATTATTTCAGCTAGCTCCTGCCCCATCTGATCCTGCCTATTACCCAGCTTAGCAAGCCCAGCCAAAAGTAGACTTTCCTCAAAAGGTAGAATAGGCTTGTTGCCTGCAGTTTCAGCATCAAGTATTGCTTGGTTTCTCTCGCTCATAATTTCCTCCTTATTAGTTGTTCTGAAGTGCACATATGATTACATAAATATAAGAGATTAACAATTTTTATAGACTAAGTAATTATATTAATATTCATATTGAAGAAGTTAAGAAGTATATGTACCTGATATCTATTCTGTAATATCTATCTCGTTTTCATATCCTTTTGAATTCTACAAAACAGAAAAAAATTAATTTTTAGTTCTGCTAAATGAAATCGTTTTTTTTGCAAAAAAAGTGCTAAAAAATAGACCATTTTAATTCTCTAAATGATTCATGAATCTTTGTTATTCTCTTAATAACCCAAATAAGGGTCGGCTATGATTCTTGACTTCTTAACGCCAAAGCCCTTGATAGTTTTGCTAAGGCTTTTGATCATAGAAGGTGCGCCAGAAATAAAGAAGTAGGCCTGAGAATCGTATTTTTTATTCAATTCAGTCAGTTCGTTATTAACTTGTTTGCTGTCCTTAACATAGCTGACTGACAATTTTGGATTCGATTTTGCAGCGGTATCCAGCATTTCTTTAAACAAATACTCCCCATCCGACGAGTAAATGACATGCACATCTGACTTGGTAGGGTCTTCTTGGTATTGTTTGACCATAGCTAAAATTGGGGTTATTCCAATGCCGGCCGCAACCATAATTACTGGTGTAGTTTCATCTTGGCGGTAAAACCAGCCGAATGGCCCGCGCATTTTGACGTGGTCACCTTTTTTTAGTTTTTGTAGCTCTTGCTTAAAACTACTGCTTGGGGAGCTAATTTTTGTACCAATTCTTATCACACCCTCACTCGGTACGCTGGCTATACTAAAGGCCCTCCATTTTTTACCCTCAACATTTCGCCCGGGCATTGAAAAAACTGCATGCTCCCCTGGCCGCCAGGTTATGTCGCCTGCTGCCATTTCGACAACTAATTTGTCTTCTTGTTTCCAAACATCGACCACCTGTATATGGTGTGTATTTTTAAGTCCTTTAAAATCTGTTATTTTCATTTATCAACCCTCCCTGGCTGGTTCAGTTATACCTATTGCTTGTCTGCGTCTTTTACTTGATTGCGAGTATGGTCAAGATTCTCGCTCATAGCCTGCATGTGCCGTTCAAATGACTCTGGCTTGGTTACAATTAATCCATCACAGTTAGGATCAATAAACACTAAGAGCTTATCCCCTGACTTAATTTCAAGTGATTCGCGTGCGTCAGCAGGGACCACAATTTGACCACGATCGCCCACGGTAACCGTTCCGGCTAATTTAGGTAGTTTATTCATTTCTCAACATCTCCCTAGTTGTGATTAGTCAGTGTATTCATACTTTTCATACATGTCAAACAAAACGTACTAACGTCCTCTTGTCTATTCGGTTGTTCCAAAACTGTGTTAAAACAATAACCTAGTAACGTTAACTAAAGAAAATCTAGACTCCTTCAATAAAAGTTTCGATAAATCTGTTTAGCTTGGCGCTTACCCTATCTATTATCGATTGTCGTTTTAATACGCTTGGCTGTTGCGACAAAGTGTTAACGATGTCATCGCCTCTTGGTTTGCGGCCACTATATAAATAATCTTCGATCAGTTCTTGTAGCTCTTCGGTCATTAAGCCTTCGTCATTAGCAATTTTTTCGAATGCCTTAGTCTTTTCGTCCGACCAAAATTTATCGAACCTACCTTCTACATCGTCTGCGTCAGATATTTCTGGAATGTGTGAGTTTATAAACTTTTCTATTAGCTCGCGTTTGCTCAACAGGGTTATTTCAGAGTTGATAATGCCAAGGATGTTCTTTTTAATTGCTTCCGCTTGTTCTGCGTTAGCGCTGACTAGCTTTGAAAGCAGTCGTATGATGTAGTCTACGTTTATGTCGTCGCGCCGGATTAGCTCCAGTTCGAAGTCCACATCTTCTAGTATCGATACCTTTTCTTTCTGGTAATCAGACTGTACCTTGCGATATATATCTAGGTATTTACTTTTGTAATCTTCAAACATTTGCTCGTTTATGGTGCTATCCGCAAAATCAAAGTCAGCAAAACTGTTTAAGATGTTGCGCAGGCGGATGATCTCGCGGAAGTGTTTTACAAACTCTAATTGCTGCTCTTCGCCAAATAGACTGTCTGCGTCTGGCGGGGTTGGGGTGAGCTGCTGCATCTCGCCGATTGAATCATTAAAATGCTTCAAATACACCTCGTATGGCTGCATAAAAATCGTTTCTTCGGCCTCTTTGTTGCTAAATAGCGCCACGGCGTCGTCTGTATATTTTTTAAGGTTACGGAAGCTAATAATGTTGCCCTGTGACTTCGCTTCACCATGGATCCTATTTGTTCTTGAATAGGCTTGGATTAGCCCGTGGTATCGTAGGTTCTTGTCTACGTAGAGAGTGTTCAAGGTCTTGCTGTCAAAACCAGTCAGAAACATGTTTACCACTAGCAAAATATCAATTTCGCGCTTTTTGACCTTGTCGGCCACATCACGGTAGTAGTTATAGAAGCTTTTGCTGTCTTTTGTTGTGTAGTTACTGCCAAACATCTGGTTATAGTCAGCTATGTAGCTTTCTAGCCTGTCGCGGCTGTGCTTATCTAGTGATCCCAACGAAAGTTGCAGACCACCATCATCTGCTAGCAACTCAGACACTTTGTCGTCTTCGTTTGCTGTGTAACTGAATATGGTGGCAATTTTTAATTGGCGCTCACGGCCTGCCTGCTGCTGTTTAAAAAGTTCATAATATTTACACAGGGTGTCTACGTTACTTATAGCAAATATGGCATTAAAATCCCGTGAGTGCGTTTTGCGGTCGTGATTAGCTATTATGTAGTCGACTATTTTTTCTAAACGTTTAGGCGACTCCATTAGCTCTTTGGTGTCTATGGCTTCTACCTCTATGTCTTGTTCGTTGGCGCTGTCTTTGCGCTTATAACGCCCTACGTACTCCACGCTAAACTTTAGTACGTTTTCGTCATTTATGGCATCTGTTATGACGTATTTGTGCAAGCATTCGCCAAACAGGTCTTTGGTAGTCTTTTTAAAGCCTATGCTGCCACTAGCGTTATCTTTAAATATCGGCGTGCCGGTAAAGCCAAACAGCTGTTTGTTGCTAAAGTATTCCACAATCCGTTGATGAGTTTCGCCAAATTGGCTGCGATGGCACTCGTCAAAAATAAATACAATCTTTTCGTCTTTGTGTTTGTTCATTTTTAGCAAGTGTTTGCCACCAGTTATTGCGTTGTTGAGCTTTTGGATGGTGGTGACTATTAACTTTTGGTCTGGGTCGGCAAACTGTTTTACTAGTTGGCTGGTGTTGTCGGTGGCATCAACGCTGCCTTCTTTAAAGTTGTTGAATTCTTTTATAGTCTGAGTGTCTAGGTCATTGCGGTCTACGCAAAAGACAACTTTGTAAATGTCTGGCAGGTCAACTAGTATTTGGCTGGCTTTAAACGATGTTAGCGTTTTGCCAGACCCAGTGGTATGCCACACGTAACCGCCTTTACTGCTGTTTTGCACGCGGTCAACCAGCGCTTCTACAGCGTAATACTGGTAGGGGCGCAGTGCCATAAGAGTTTTAGTTTCGGCCAGCACTACGTACTTGGCTATCATTTTGCTAACGTGGCAGCGCTCTAAAAACTCTTGGGCAAATTCTTGCAGGTCGGTTATTTTTTGGTTGTCTTTATTTGTCCAGTAACTGGTGAATTTAAACGGAGCCTTTTTGTTATTGGCGTAGTATTTAGTGTTTACACCGTTGCTGATTACAAATAGTTGAACGTACTGGAACAACCCGTAAGATGAATCGTAGCTGTGTTTTTGGTAGCGCTGGGTTTGATTGTAGGCTTCTTTTAGCTCTAGGCCACGGCGTTTTAGTTCTATTTGCACCAGTGGCAGGCCGTTAATTAATAGCGTTACGTCGTAGCGGTTTTTGTAACTGCCCTGCATAGTTACCTGGTTTGTTACTTGGTACTGGTTTTGGCACCACTCTTTTTGGTTAAAGAACTCTACGTAGAAGTTTTTATTTTCCCTTTTAAGTACAAATTTATCGCGCAAGGTTTGAGCTTTATCAAACACATTGCCTTTGCTTAAGTGGTTTAATATTCTAGCAAATTCTTTTTCTGTAAAGGTTGTGTGGTTGTGTATTTCTAGCTGGGTTTTTAGGTTAGCCAGCAGATCTGCTTCGTCGCGAATAGTCACCCGTGCATACTTCATGCCTTGCAGCTGCTTGATTAGGTTGTTTTCTAGTGTTTGCTCAGATTGGGTTGTCATAGAGTTTCTCTACATATCATAATGTGACCTTATCAGAGTTCCAAAATCCTCATCCTCTAGTAACTCTATTATGGATTCATTTTTACTTTCCTCTATGTCCTCAAAAGGTTTAAGGTTTATAAGGCTAAACTTATCCAGTTCTTTGATATCAATAGATGGTATTGGATCCCGTGCACTAAAGTTACGCGCATCAGGTGTTGAAGGATTTGAGATCATTTTGAAGATGGCCATTTTATTACTGCGCAAAAAGGCGCTTGCGTAACCTTTTGCATTGTTCAACAAAATCATATAAAGCCATAAATTAAACAATGTGCTTTTTGTTTCTTTATAGTGGTTAACAATTCTATCTAAAATATCTTTAATATCAATATCCTCACGTACCATAACAGTTAAAATGTGATCTATAAGTGCAAAACCGTAAGTTCCATAAGATCTACCAGTATCTATCGATGTAACAATTCTGTTTATGGAAATTTCTCCCCATGTCGACAATTGGGATACGACAAGTTCTTTCTTCCGAAAATGCTCAAGGATTTCACGATATGCATTGTCAAGATACCTTTTGTTTGTCGCATAAGTACAAGCATCAATAATATTTACAATATTTTCATAAAAAGCCTTACCGTTTATCTCTTTACTCTTAGGTTCGGTAACGCCATTAAATACCACACCTGCTATCTGCATGTTTGCTTCGTTACCATTCACGGCATTAGGTGTTGATATAGCTGATTTAGATTGACCGAGCACGAACCCGTAGGTATCGTTTAGTAGTGCTGCAAGTGCATCAATAACACTGCGTGCGTCTGAGTGACTTTTACACAGAAACTTATAGTCGTCTCTATATCTGAGGGCAATGATGCCTTTTTTCTCAATGTATTTACTTAGCTGTGCGTCGATATCACTTAGTACAAGCTCAGATATAATATCGCTTACATATGTTCCGGTAGGGATTCCATTTGTTTGTCCATCATTTGCATTCTGAAATAGACGATCTAGTCTGTTTCCAACTATTCTCTCACTTTTGTTATTTTTTGCAGTCTCTTTGCCCATAACTGCCCAAGCGATTGAATGCGTATATATTGAATTGTAAAAGTTTTGGATGTCGCATGTAGCTTGTACGGGGTGTGTTATTATCCAGCGGTCTGGCTCGATGGTATCAAAATGGTGCCAAGCACTTTCCTCGCTAGGAGGAGTCTGACCAAAAATAGGTACTGTAAAAACGCTCACTTTGTTCTCTGATGATAGAAGGCTTCGTAATTCTGGCCAAAAATCTTTATGCGTCAACTCATTGACGATTCGGATATATGCATAGGGGTGTAGAAGTGAATATTCTCTCATGCCTTTGTTTGGCTTTTGCCCGAGGAGTTTTATAGCTTTTGTCCGAGGTATCTTAGGCTTTTTTAACCAATCAATAGTGGTAAGCGATATCGTGCTCAATCCTTCAGGCTTGATGATTCCCGGCAGAATGCCATTCTGAGAAAAATATCCATTCTCTAGTAGGAATTGTCTTGCTTCTTTAGGCTTTGTGTTTCCAAGTATACTCCTTAGCTTATTACTATAATTACTCATACAAACATTTGCTGGAGGAGGGCTTTTTTGAATTGCTTGACTTGCTCCAGCTTCCTTTCCTCTCGCTTTATTTTCTCATCAATCCCGGTCAAAAACTCTGCAATTTTCTGCTGCTCTTCTTTGCCCGGTATCATAATTGTCATTTTGGCTAGCGCTTCATAACTTAGGGTATTGCGAACGCTGCCTTCGAATGAATGATGCATTTGTCTCATAAATTTAGCGCTACTAAACCAATCAAATAAAAACTTGTCTTTCACTTCAGCTTTAGCCGTGAATGTTACGTAGAGAGGGCTGACAATTGAGTCTTCTTCTTCAGATTTATATGCAAGCGAACCAACATCAATTCGTGACGGATTGTATGCGAACGTACCTTTTCTGATAACAAAGTAATTTGAAGTATTCTTGCTCGCGATATTTGCTCCCTCGAAATAGTCTGCCTGGGAGACGAACCCCTGTCTGTTACTTACGCTTTGTACATAACTTATTGCTTGGTATTTATTGCGAAGCTTATTTTTTACTAAAACACTTCCAAGTTTTTTCTCTTGCCAGGGTTCGGTGAAGCCGGGGAAGCGGAGTTCTTGGCTAAAGATTTTTTGCATTATTCCTTTTTTGTATTTTTCTAAAAGCTCTTTTTTGCGCTGCAAACCAGCAATCTTATCATCCACACCCTTTAAAAACCCTGCGATCTTTTGTTGTTCTAGGAGCGTAGGAAAAGCTATGGGTGTAGCTTTGGCTTGCTCTATTGTGTAATGCTTAATTGTCCCAATATGAGAAATGCTGTTTAGATAACGTCTAAATTTTGGAGATGTGAAAAAAATAAACAGGAAGAATGGATTAAAATGGTCTGACTGTTTAGCCCAGAGCAGATCTGCGTCCTTAAAGTAAAGTGGTCTGTTCGACTTTACTAAATAAGGTATTCCTATTGAACCCCCACCCGTGATTAGTATGTCACCCTTTTTTATACTTCCACTTTTCAAAGTCAATTTTTCGAATAAAGCTTGCGATATGTAGGCTTTGACGTTCACCTTCCTTTTAAATATGGCAACTACATCGCTTGATCTAAAGAACGGTACGCCGGACTTGGTCCACTCATTTTTGTGGACTCTGGAAGCTGATTTGATCTCAAGTAAGTCCCCGAGCTTTTTTACATCCCACTCATCATTAAAGCCCGGGAATCTTAGTTTTGGTGTTTTATGATGTAAAATTTTGTTCATAGATATGTTCACCTAAAAGGGGATGTCGTTTACGTCTACTATTTCAGGCTTTCTAAGTATTAGCCTTGATTTTGGGTCTATCTCATATTTCTTGATATATTCTTGCTTAATCTTCTCCCAGTTATCACCAAGCACATAATCATCTTTTAATGTTGTAATTACAAGTTCAGTTAATGAAATGTTTTGTTCAGAGATTAGCCTGTACAACGCGTCGTTACTAAGTCTTAGGGTGGAGCGTTCCGTATGGCGTATATCGTAGATATCATTGTTTAGCGTTTTTGATATGTTAAGCATTGCATCTAAGTGTGATTTAAGCTGTGATAATTTTTTCTCATTTGTCGGGGACTTAAGCAGTTTTTTTGATAATCTTTCCAGAATGCTTTCGATTGCTTTTGTTTTTTTGTTCTTAATGAAATCTGAGAATATTATATTTAGTATTTCTGCGCTTGTTTTTGAGCTACCAACATAATCTCCAGCGTCGTACAAATCGTAATAAATACTGATTTTTTGCCTGAGATCATCATCTTTAAGTATTGATTTTAAGGTTTTTAGAGTTTCGCCACTTTTTTTTGTAATTAGGTGTTCGATAATTCTAAAGTTCGACGCTTCTTCTTCAAAAATTAGGTTGAACCGGTTTATTACATCTTGACGCTTATCCTTCTGTGAGAACAGGATTGTTATTTCAGCCATGTCAAATAAATGATAATCATCAAAGTATTCATATTTATCGTCTTCTGGGCCTGTAGACTTAACTTGGTGTTTAATAATCTTGAAATCATCAAACTGGAACGAGTCAGACATCTTATATCCTAGTTCAGATAAAGAGAAACTATCAACTTTATTTGTGTCAAAGTAGATTTTTCCCTTTTTTTCATTTTCAAAAAGTATAAACCACTCAAGATAGTTATTGCTTGAGCTCAAATAACTAATTTCTGCAGCAATTCGGTTTCTAGTTTCGGCGTCTATTATCTCCCTTCGCCGTGCTCTAAACCTGCTGTACCTCAGCTCATTTACGAATGAACTATTTCTGTCTTGACGATTGCGCTTCGAAAATAATTTCATCTCTCGCCCTTTCGCATAACTTCGTCCATGCTTTGACCAGAGCTGTTCTTCCAGGTTGTCCAGGCATTTATGCTACGACCTGTCACAAAGTGCCCTGCAAGATTGGGCGACTTGAATGAAACATTGTCATTCAGTAGAGTGATATCACTTTGCGGGGTGCCATGTTTTGTAAGTAGTCTATTACGCTCTGTGAGTCTTTCGGGCCTACGCTGACGCCAGCTAGGTGCTACAGAATTATCAATCATAGAGCCGGCTAATACTACGAATTTATCACCCCTAAACTGCGCTTTGGCTAGTGTTTTTTTGCTTTTTGCGTGCCAAATTGTCTCTTCTTGGTCGCTGCGCGAACTAAATATACTAAAACCTATAGATTCTGCAACTAGTGCAATGTCTTCTAGGATTGTTTCCATACTGTGAATTTTAAACTCGTGTATGTTGTTGCGTGCTGGAATAGTTTTATTTAAAACTTCCATAGCTGCCGTAGCTTGGGCTTTTTCTACGGCTAAAGATTCTAGATACTTTACGTCTGTTTTGCCTAAAGTATTTGCACTAGATACAATTGCAACTGCCGTGTCCCAAAAATCTTTAGATTGGTCATGGTTTTTTATACGGTGAAAAAAGTTTTCGCTTTCGCCGATGTATATTTGGTTATCGCCAGAATTAATAAGCAAGTATAGTGCTGGCTGCTTTAACTCTTTGCGGTCTTTTATATGATTTACTTTAATGCGTGGAACAACAAATGCTTTTATAGAGCTTTCGGACAGCTCTATAACCCGAACACCTTCTAGTGTTCCGTCTGGCAGATAGGTTTGAATTAGCCTAGGGTTATTCATAGTCTAAAATGGCGCCTCGATACCGAGCTCCTTGCAATAGGCTGCAATTTTTTTATCTATCTCGCTCATATTGACATCTATCTTTTTTATTTCTGCCGTAACTTCTTTGAGGTCTATAGGCTCTTCTTCCTCGAAAGTGTCGACGTAGCGTGGAATGTTTAGGTTGTAATCGTTTTCTGCTATTTCACTTAGCTTGGCTACATGGCTGTATTTGTCTTCTGATTTGCGGTCTTTATAAGTCTGCAAAATTTTGGAAATATCTTCTGGGCGTAGTTTGTTTTGGTTCTTGCCCTTTACGAAGTGTTGACTGGCATCTATAAATAAAACATCTTCTGGGTTTTCGCGGCACTTTTTAAAGATTAGAATGCAGGCAGGAATACTTGTGCCAAAAAAGAGGTTACTAGGCAGACCAATAACAGCGTCTAAGTAGTTCTTTTCTTTTATAAGGTATTCGCGTATGTGGCCTTCTGCTGCTCCACGGAACAGGACACCATGTGGCATAACTACTGCCATAGTGCCGTTTTCGTCTAGCTGGTAAATCATATGCTGTATAAATGCATAGTCTGCCTTTGATTTAGGCGCTAACTTGCCGTACTGGCTGAAACGGTCATCTTGAAGGTGTAGTGGGTTTGCAGACCATTTTGCACTAAATGGCGGATTGGCAACAACTGCCTCAAAGCGCATTTCTGCATGCTGAGGATGCTCTAAAGTGTCTTCTTGTTTTATGTTAAATCTGTCAAAACGGACATCGTGCAGAATCATGTTCATGCGAGCAAGGTTATAGGTAGTGTTGTTTAGCTCTTGCCCGTAGTAATTGCTAACTTCCTCTACTTGTCGGGCTACACGCAATAGTAGTGAGCCCGAGCCACACGTGGGGTCGTATACACTTTTTAGCTTTTTCTTACCGTTTGTAACTATTTGAGCCAAAATTTCCGATACCTCTTGAGGGGTATAAAATTCACCGGCTTTTTTGCCTGCTCCTGCAGCGAACTGGCTTATAAGGTATTCGTACGCATCGCCCAATATATCTACTTTGGAATCTTCTAGGCGAAAATCAATCTTGTCTAGATGTAATAGGACTTTTGAAATAAGCTTTCCGCGGTCTACTACAGTTTTACCTAATTTGCTTTGGTTTAGATCTAGCTCACTAAATAGCTGCTCAAAGTCTTCTTCGCTGTCTGTCCCCATGGTGCTATTTTCGATGTTGTTAAGTATGCGTTCCAAAATTTCTATAAGATCTTCTGGGTTAGTGCTGCCTTTTAAAGCAACGTGGTGAAAGAGATCTTTGGGCCTTAGGAAGTAACCAAGGTTTTCAACGGCATGCTCTTGAATGGCTACTACATACTCTTCGCCGCTATTAGTTGATTCATCAATATCTGTATATTTAATGCCATCCGCTTTTAATAGATCGTCTGCGTACAGCTCTATTTTTTCCGATAAATATTTGTAGAAAATAAAGCCTAGTATGTAGTCGCGGAACTGACTAGCATCCATGTTGCCGCGTAGGTCATTTGCTATATTCCAAAGCTGCTTCTGTAATTCTTTTTTTTGATCTTCTGACATTTAGCCTCACTATCTGTTGATATTCTATCAAATTTAGTTGTACGGCGGCACTAGTAACGATTTGACTTAAAAAGTTATGAAATCCTTACACTAAGCCCAGAGCAAAACCCACACTATTCCCTACTTTTCTTTCGCCAACTCATTCTCAGTCACATCTGTCACCAGCGCCAAGTAAAGGATTCTGTAATTATAAATAACGTCGTGTTCTTTTATTAATACTGAGTACGCAAAAAATACAATATGGTAGATGACAATCCCTAGTAGATAGTACGGATAGTATTTAAAAAATATTAATCCCGGCAATAGCCCATAGTAGACATATAAATATGTCACTAACTTAGTGAAACTGTTCCAGTAGCTGGTAAATTTTTCTTGAGCAAATGGTTTAACTAATTGGTGCCGGTACAAGTGGTCTGCATAAGTAATGGTATATTTATTTTCTAGCCTTATAACTTCGTAAAAAGGTTCGTTTTGATGAAGGTCGAAAATTTCTTCGTATCTGTTGCGGTAGTTAAAGTGATAAAAAAGTATTAAAAAATAATGCCCCGCTCGCTTGGCAAGAAAATACGAAACTGCCAAGCCAGAAACGAACGCAACATACTCCATAGTTTAGTATTTTATCACCCAGACCTTATATAAAGGATGATGCTAAAATAAAGCCATGGACGTCTACCTATTTAAAGATATAAAGGATTAAACTTGTGGAGACGGTAGCGTGGGTGCTTTGCACATTACTTATAGTTCAGATAGTGTTTCAAGCCATGCTTGCTAGTGGAGCTCGCTTGGGCCATATTGCCTACGGCGGCAAACACAAAGGCACATTACCAAACAAGCTGCGCCTAATAAGTGCTGTTGCTGTGGTATTTTATGTTTTCTTTTTTAGCGTTGCGTTAACATATGCAACGGAAATGGTTATTTATCCGCAGCGACTTAACGGTGTAGTGCTGTGGGTAATGAGCGTATTTTTTGGACTTGGAATACTTGCTAATGCTGCTTCGCCCAGTAAGCCTGAACGATGGTGGGCGCTATACGCACTTGCAGCTTTTGTTTGCACGGTAGCTCTTTTGACCTAGTTGGCTGTTTTCGATTATTACTTTTAAGTTGTATTTATTGGTTCTGTCCTTGATGACTGCCACCCCAAGGGCTTAGGTGTGAAATTGCCTACATCTTAGGAGTTATGCTAAAAACAGGTTATAATCTTTGATAATCCATTAAGTAAGCGAGGGAGAAGCAAAAATGGTCACAGGATACTGTGTTAAATGTAAAGAAAAAGGTGTTGAACTAACTGCACCAGAAGTTACAAAAACTGCTAAAGGTGGTTTCATGGCTAAAGGTAAGCACGCAAAGTGTGGCACTACCGTTTGTGCAATGATGTCAAAAGACAACGCTGAAAAAGCAGTCGCTGACGGAGCAACAAAGAGCTACTAACATAACCTAATTGTAGCTAGAAAATTAAAAAAAGCCCGTTTAGGGCTTTTTTTGGTTTAAATACTCTTAATTCTTACCCAATGAAGATATGTGGCGGTGGTTTAGCTATTGTAGCCTTGATTCGCTTTGTCTGTTGGCAGGTCAACAAGTCCTGTTCTGGCTGCGATGTACAGATCAGCGGCTTCACTGCCTACAATGCAAGGGCGAGCTTAAAGCAAGAATAACGCAGCTAAACCAACCCCTAAGCTATTGAACGCCAAGTCGGAAACTATGTTGATCCAGCCTTCGTGGCCGAATAATATACCGAATTTTCCAGCGATTGGCGATATGACAAAAATTTCGAGTGGCTCCCAGGCGAACGTCATACAAAGGGCAATAAACGGCGTGTAGATATAGGCTAAGGCTGCCGAAGTAAGAAGATGTACAAAACTCCAGATGTCTATTAACGAATTATTTCTTTTATTGTTTGATTTTGGGTTA contains:
- a CDS encoding restriction endonuclease subunit S, which codes for MNKILHHKTPKLRFPGFNDEWDVKKLGDLLEIKSASRVHKNEWTKSGVPFFRSSDVVAIFKRKVNVKAYISQALFEKLTLKSGSIKKGDILITGGGSIGIPYLVKSNRPLYFKDADLLWAKQSDHFNPFFLFIFFTSPKFRRYLNSISHIGTIKHYTIEQAKATPIAFPTLLEQQKIAGFLKGVDDKIAGLQRKKELLEKYKKGIMQKIFSQELRFPGFTEPWQEKKLGSVLVKNKLRNKYQAISYVQSVSNRQGFVSQADYFEGANIASKNTSNYFVIRKGTFAYNPSRIDVGSLAYKSEEEDSIVSPLYVTFTAKAEVKDKFLFDWFSSAKFMRQMHHSFEGSVRNTLSYEALAKMTIMIPGKEEQQKIAEFLTGIDEKIKREERKLEQVKQFKKALLQQMFV
- a CDS encoding FAD-dependent oxidoreductase, whose protein sequence is MKITDFKGLKNTHHIQVVDVWKQEDKLVVEMAAGDITWRPGEHAVFSMPGRNVEGKKWRAFSIASVPSEGVIRIGTKISSPSSSFKQELQKLKKGDHVKMRGPFGWFYRQDETTPVIMVAAGIGITPILAMVKQYQEDPTKSDVHVIYSSDGEYLFKEMLDTAAKSNPKLSVSYVKDSKQVNNELTELNKKYDSQAYFFISGAPSMIKSLSKTIKGFGVKKSRIIADPYLGY
- a CDS encoding GIY-YIG nuclease family protein, with product MNNPRLIQTYLPDGTLEGVRVIELSESSIKAFVVPRIKVNHIKDRKELKQPALYLLINSGDNQIYIGESENFFHRIKNHDQSKDFWDTAVAIVSSANTLGKTDVKYLESLAVEKAQATAAMEVLNKTIPARNNIHEFKIHSMETILEDIALVAESIGFSIFSSRSDQEETIWHAKSKKTLAKAQFRGDKFVVLAGSMIDNSVAPSWRQRRPERLTERNRLLTKHGTPQSDITLLNDNVSFKSPNLAGHFVTGRSINAWTTWKNSSGQSMDEVMRKGER
- a CDS encoding AbrB/MazE/SpoVT family DNA-binding domain-containing protein, translating into MNKLPKLAGTVTVGDRGQIVVPADARESLEIKSGDKLLVFIDPNCDGLIVTKPESFERHMQAMSENLDHTRNQVKDADKQ
- a CDS encoding type I restriction endonuclease subunit R; translation: MTTQSEQTLENNLIKQLQGMKYARVTIRDEADLLANLKTQLEIHNHTTFTEKEFARILNHLSKGNVFDKAQTLRDKFVLKRENKNFYVEFFNQKEWCQNQYQVTNQVTMQGSYKNRYDVTLLINGLPLVQIELKRRGLELKEAYNQTQRYQKHSYDSSYGLFQYVQLFVISNGVNTKYYANNKKAPFKFTSYWTNKDNQKITDLQEFAQEFLERCHVSKMIAKYVVLAETKTLMALRPYQYYAVEALVDRVQNSSKGGYVWHTTGSGKTLTSFKASQILVDLPDIYKVVFCVDRNDLDTQTIKEFNNFKEGSVDATDNTSQLVKQFADPDQKLIVTTIQKLNNAITGGKHLLKMNKHKDEKIVFIFDECHRSQFGETHQRIVEYFSNKQLFGFTGTPIFKDNASGSIGFKKTTKDLFGECLHKYVITDAINDENVLKFSVEYVGRYKRKDSANEQDIEVEAIDTKELMESPKRLEKIVDYIIANHDRKTHSRDFNAIFAISNVDTLCKYYELFKQQQAGRERQLKIATIFSYTANEDDKVSELLADDGGLQLSLGSLDKHSRDRLESYIADYNQMFGSNYTTKDSKSFYNYYRDVADKVKKREIDILLVVNMFLTGFDSKTLNTLYVDKNLRYHGLIQAYSRTNRIHGEAKSQGNIISFRNLKKYTDDAVALFSNKEAEETIFMQPYEVYLKHFNDSIGEMQQLTPTPPDADSLFGEEQQLEFVKHFREIIRLRNILNSFADFDFADSTINEQMFEDYKSKYLDIYRKVQSDYQKEKVSILEDVDFELELIRRDDINVDYIIRLLSKLVSANAEQAEAIKKNILGIINSEITLLSKRELIEKFINSHIPEISDADDVEGRFDKFWSDEKTKAFEKIANDEGLMTEELQELIEDYLYSGRKPRGDDIVNTLSQQPSVLKRQSIIDRVSAKLNRFIETFIEGV
- a CDS encoding RNA-directed DNA polymerase, translating into MSNYSNKLRSILGNTKPKEARQFLLENGYFSQNGILPGIIKPEGLSTISLTTIDWLKKPKIPRTKAIKLLGQKPNKGMREYSLLHPYAYIRIVNELTHKDFWPELRSLLSSENKVSVFTVPIFGQTPPSEESAWHHFDTIEPDRWIITHPVQATCDIQNFYNSIYTHSIAWAVMGKETAKNNKSERIVGNRLDRLFQNANDGQTNGIPTGTYVSDIISELVLSDIDAQLSKYIEKKGIIALRYRDDYKFLCKSHSDARSVIDALAALLNDTYGFVLGQSKSAISTPNAVNGNEANMQIAGVVFNGVTEPKSKEINGKAFYENIVNIIDACTYATNKRYLDNAYREILEHFRKKELVVSQLSTWGEISINRIVTSIDTGRSYGTYGFALIDHILTVMVREDIDIKDILDRIVNHYKETKSTLFNLWLYMILLNNAKGYASAFLRSNKMAIFKMISNPSTPDARNFSARDPIPSIDIKELDKFSLINLKPFEDIEESKNESIIELLEDEDFGTLIRSHYDM